The following nucleotide sequence is from Amia ocellicauda isolate fAmiCal2 chromosome 14, fAmiCal2.hap1, whole genome shotgun sequence.
TATTTATATACGTGACAAACACAACTGAATAGACGACTGTGGTGCATTTCCTACAAATATATTGTTTGACATAATACGACCCAGTACATGTGCTTGAGGATTGATTGCTTCCACATAGTAACACCGTCGCTGTCTTTCTGCTTTGACAGCAAGTCTATGGTCTTGCCAAGTCCTGCAAAAAATAGTCAGAAATATGAACAAACACAAGTACTACCGTAAATACGTAAACAGTGAGTACATTGTACTCAGAGGTGGTGCTAGAGTCTCTGGGGCCCCATGTACAACCATTGATGGGGGCATCCCAAGACGGGGGGGGTGCTAACGAAGTTTTcactggtggggggggggtactgacGGAGTTTTATCCAGTGTTGGGGGGGGCATCTTTGGGGGCCCCCTTCCAGCTCGGGGCCCCATGCAATTGCGTGGTTTGCGTGTTGGGAAAACATGTTACTGGTTGTACTTGCTTTAATTGTAAGGTCATTACTGGGTGTGTGGGGCGTGTGTCCATCACTGGCTCCACTTCGACTAACTGCAGATGCAGAAACGGATACACGTTTCTTAAACCGCACTCTAATGATGGATTTAATatattctcacacacacacacagtcaaagcCATCATCTGTACAAACACCACATACTGCAGGCACGTAATTGGCCCAGCTAAAATGAAAGGGTATCTTTATAGATACGATATCGCAGGACTGCCGCAAGGGCTGCTGGGATTGTGGAAGAGGAAGAGGCCTGTATTGTTGACCACGCCCCTTTATCATAAGCGGGACGATATCGCACTGTGACGTCACAACGATGCCCACAACATACGCTTAGCTTATGAGCTGCCGGTTACCCTGACACTCAGTCTGTCTAGAGCATCTGACACGTTCACATCGCTCGTCTATCAGCCGCGTACAGATGGGCAGCAACAACTCAAAGACTGCGGTGAGTTTTTCCTCCATGGCGGCGAGTCGCTTTCTCCCTCATGAGGCCAGTGATGGTGTGTGACGTGTGTCTGTCCTCCTTCCCGCAGAGCCGCGGTGCCTCTTCCGCCGCGGAGCTGTTCCGCTGCTCGCTGTGCTCGGGCTTCGTCGCGCCGCCCATGATGCAGTGCCGGGCCGGGCATCTCCTGTGCGCACCCTGCCGCAAGAGCTGGAGATGCCGCTGGAGCTGCCCCACCTGCCGCGGCCTGCTGAAGCCGCCGATGCGCAACACGGCCCTGGAGCAGGTGGCGTCCACGATCGGCCTTTCCTCCGAGGTGAGTCCCCGGTCTGGCGGGTCCTGTATGCAGTGAAGACCCggcctgtgtgtgtagtttctATTGACACAGTCTGGACCGTGTGATCTGTGGGAATTAGCGCCACTGAAGCGTCATTCGTGTGCGCCGCCCCTGCGAGGGTTAAAGGCTTCACAGCGGACACGGAGACGAGGTCAGAGTTCAACAAGCTGTCGCTTGATACTATAATGTGATCAATATATTCAAATAAACACCAAGACAGTATGACGTCGCGCAGACGCATCGTATAAAGAGACAGAGCTGAGAGTCAGTTGCACACCTTCCTGGCTGCAGTTAAGCTGCGTGTGATGATCAGTAGATGGTGTCTGGGCACATTAATGCTCAATTCAGATAACTTGAGTGTATGCAGGCGAGTTGTTTAATGCTAAATGAACTGCTATATTGTTGTATGTTTGCGCTCGGTAATTGAGTACTGATGTTTCACAAGACAAACAGCAAGTCTttctgttgttgcttttttgtgCAAAATCTCGATGTCTCGGGGCCACAATTACCTCTTGAACCCCCTCCTGTGAAACACTAGTTACCTATACATGCTATACATACTGTATACCCTGTACAATATAGTTTTTCATATGCCatactttttgtttgtatttttactatttgtgtgcgtgtgtgcatataaacatacacatatacctacacaagcagacactatcagtatttatttattgattactAATATCTGAgtgtggtggggtggggggtgctgtcAGGCACTTGGGTGGGGGAGGCAGTGTTCAATTCCCTTAACTGATGAGCCCTTTTCCTCCTCCGTTCGATATTGGATGTTTTCTCtaagtgtttttttcctgtgtctTATCAGTCCTGTAGTGCTGACATCACCACCGCCATATCCACCCACGGGGAAGAGCTGGCGGCCCTGTTCGTGTGTCCGGTGTGTTTCGAGTACGTGCAGCCGCCCATGCTGCAGTGCCGGGCCGGACACCTGCTCTGCAATGAGTGCCGGCCGAGGGTGAGCAGCTGCCCGTGCTGCCGCAAGCCGCTGGCGCCGAAGTGCAGGAACGTGGCCATGGAGACGCTGGCCGCCATGGTGCCGTTCCCCTCCGAGGTGAGTCCCTCCCGTGACAGGCTGCCCCACTCGAGGGTCAACCACAACAGTCCCCCAAAACTAACTGCCCCGCCCCATCACACAGCACTGACTCACACAACACCCCACGGTCCCTCCACAGCACAGTCCAGATCGTTGCGGTAccgagtgtgtcagtgcgttAGCCAGTGTGTTAATGATCCTGGGCTGCTGTAGTGAGGGTGTGCGAGTGTGTTGCTGCCTCTGCTAGTGAGATGTTCATGGTACTGTGCTGCTCTggtgaagtgtgtgtttgtgttcatgtgCTCCGAGTGTGTActgatgtgttgtgtgtgtttattgacTTTCCAGCCTGACGCCCTGGGAGACGACTTCATTGCAGCTTTTGGAGGGGCTCAGACCGCAGAGcagctcccggctcccagcacAGATGATCTGGTGGTCCAGGAGCCGCGGTTCCTCTCCTACCTGCGGCACTCTGGACTTGATGACGGACGCAGCTCTGACCCTCACGACGTGGTCCTGCTGCTCCTGAGCTGCGTACTGTGGCAGCTGTGCCCCCTGTGCGATGCAGACCGGGAGCAGCTCCACAGGTGGGTATCGCTGGAGAGCCAGCTGGTGGAGCAGGCGCTGCGTCTGGTGGAGGGGTCGCCGGACCGCGACGACATCTACCTGAGGCTGAGGGAGGGGCCGACCCCCCACTCTCACACCAAACCCTTGTATGATGTTGTCACTCCTGCTCTGCGGGAGCTGCGGCGGCTTCTTCCCCTGGACCTCAGTCTGGATGCCCTATCTGAGAGCCAGGACCTACAGCTAAGCATGGCCAGCGTGGTGGTGCGGAACCTGCTGCGCTACGGCAACCCCTATGGGGGCAGACGGGTGCGTCACCTTGTGGCGCTGCGGCATCTTCGTCACGGCCAGGATGCCCtcccctccacctcctccaGTGTGCCGCGTGTGGCCCAGGCCCCGGCCCCAGCGGAGGGTGTGGACGCCGGGCTGCTCCACGGACTCGTTCCAGAGCTGCGCAGCCCCGAGAGCGGCGGCCCACAAGAGCACAGAGGGGCCAGGGAGCGGCAGGCCAGCGCCCAGACAGCACCCAGTGATGTCGGGGACAAGAGGGCGTCTctgcccgtggtgctggagccGCTGAGCGCCAGTCTGCCCTCCCTCATGCCTGCAGGGGCCCTGGAGCCGAGCAACACGGAGGCGCCCACTGCGGCCGCAAACCCCTCCAGGTGGCAGAGGGTCCACAGCATCTTCGCTCGGCTCCTGGCCGCCGTCTCCCAGATGCGCTGGGTGAGGGGGGTGAGGGCATGATCCCGCAGGCCTGGAGTCAGGCCTGTCTGCGTTTGCTGCCTTGTGTCCCAGGTGAGTTTTAAGGTCTGAATGAGGGATCGCACCACCTGCGGCCTGATGGGGATGCTGTCAGTGACCCCCCGGACTTGAAGGCGGCCTGGATTGCCCACCCTGTAGGAGCGCCGTGAGCCAGAGGAGACCCCAGTCGAGAAGGACCCTCATGACGAGGCTTGCGTGACCTGGGAGGCATCTGAGAGGGACACGCAAACCAGCAAAGGTGAAACAAGCTGGGGGGTGGGACGGTGGGGCCGGTCAAGGCTGGAGACCCCCTGTCTGCCCCTCCCAAGCAATCCAGAAACGTGCCTCAAAATGCAGGTCTGAACTGGCTCTGAAGCAAAACCTGAGCATCCAGAGCACACCCCAGCAGAGGCTGAGGGCCGGGGGCCAGTGAGCAAAGTAAGTGTCTGCCGTCGATGCCGGTTCCACTGtaacaatgttttaattgaacTGCGCAGAGAGGACAGGGGGTCCCGAGGTGACGATCGGGTGGGTTTCTCCTCAGGTGGCCACCGTCGTTCCCATGACGAGTAAACATGGACATGAACTGGACTGCTGTTGCCCACCCCCCGGTGAGAAGACCCTCACAAGGAGATGCACGCCAGCGGTGGGAACATGACACGTGTCACACCTCCAGCACGAGACCCAAAGTGCACAAAGTGTGTAAATAAACGTGTGTAAACTAAAACCACAAAGTTTCCACTGGAGTCCCTTTCTTAAATGCAGAGCTGTTTCTATCCCCTACCCTACCGTTACCACCCCAAGTGGCTGATTAAAGGGGATAAGAGGAAcgtaacataaaacacacaaatgcagtagTGGGAAAGTGAAGGGagtgcaaaaaccaacacaatatcAATAAGATATATTTATAAGAAGGGTTTCTTTACAATGGGGAGGGGAGTATATAcaagtatgtacagtatacaaaaacacgtgatgataatgatacaaataatgaacaaatataCAGAGGAAAACACCCTGGGCGGTGTTGgctaacactgaaacaaaacaaaacttatcTAAGCTAGTCTAAAAGAGTAAACCACTACCTGACTTGTATTTGTAGGACGACCCTAACTAGCTACACTAACTAAACTATTTAAACCTAACAACTAGTACAGAGGGGTGATCACCGTCCCTACCTAAATACCTAATGTGCTAGACAACATACATCCCTATGTGTAACCGTGTAAACCCATGGGTATCTCACCTATCTACCCGTTCTCCCCTGAACAGAAAACAATTAACAGAATACAATGTGAAGggaaacaaaacagaagaaaacggggtatttacacaaggaaaaacaatcaatcgcaaaggtattttacacaaacagacagggtAGCAACATGAAATGGCGTTACAATCGGTAGTGTCCCGAAATGGAGGAATGACGGGGTGTTTAAGCAGTAGTTGGAGACATCTGATTGGACAGGAACAGCACGGAACAGCGGAGTTGAGTGACGGGGACGAGAGTCAATCACAGCGGGACACCTGTGTACAATAGGGATAGGagaacagacacagagcacacgCACGTAACACctaccaaaaaataataaataaatctaatatattttcaatgatttatcatttattttcataaatgatCACAGTGATCAGTTTTCAGAGCATTTCAGAAACCACAAGGTGGAATAGAACATCTACGACTGAGAGCTGGAGCATTTGATACAGTTCTAGACACCACACCCCTTTCCAGGGCAATGTTTTGGAGCTTCAAATCTAAATCAGGGGTTGGAAGCAAGACAGACACGTGAAacagagaggaggccattcgacccatctttGCCAAGGATCACGTCTGCTGAATCCAACTTTTATCTGTGTGTGGATTATTCCCAATAAGTCAGACTGATGAACCAGAAGTATGTGAAGATAGAAGTTTATTGCGATACAAGCAGCTGTTGGAAGGATGTGATCACGGGCGGTCTCTATGATAGCAGATCCTTAAAggcactttacacacacacacacatttacatgaTATAGTACATGACGCGACAGACTCTCTTCCCATCTCCTCAGACATGTAAGTTTCTCTAGGACATACTACAGCATTACAGACCTTGTTGCTGGGCAGACATGGAATTTGTCCGATATAATAACTCAACACAGAGAGCAGTTTGACAGTTTGACAGTTTCTCTTGAGaaccacagagaaaaacaactccTTGTATGGTACAGACAGTCTGGATACTTTCTTCCTAGTTTTATATTCATCTTAAGAACCTGGGCTCTACCCCACAGGGACAGTGGAAGCCCAATCCATCTTTAAAGGTCGTCCCGTACAGTTTTAAGAATTTGTGGCCCATTGAGACTAAATATTGAAGTTAGAGGGGATTTAATAATGATCCCAAGACATTTCATTCTGTTCGGTTTCCAAGTGAAAGGAGTATTTTTCAGGTCACTACGATGTGTATGGGAATTTAGTGGCATTGCCTCCGATTTACTCCAGTTCATTTCAATGTGAAGGATCTGAGAGTGTCAGtaatatgctcagaaaaaaacagaaacgtcccttttttaggacactgtattttaaagataattttgtaaaaatccaaataactttacagatctttattgtaaagggtttaaacaatgttttccatgcttgttcaatgaaccataaacaatgaatgaacatgcacctgtggaacggttgttaagacactaacagcttacagacggtaggcaattaaggtcacagttataaaaacttaggacactaaagagacctttctactgactctgagaAACACcagaagaaagatgcccagggtccctgctcatgtGCATGACCGAGCCTTAgacatgctgcaaggaggcatgaggactgcagatgtggccagggcaataaactgcaatgtccgtactgtgagacgcctaagacagcgctacagaagacaggaaggacagctgatcatcctcgcagtggcagaccacatgcaacaacacctgcacaggatcggtacatccgaatatcacacctgcgggacaggtacaggacggcaacaacaactgcccgagttacaccaggaacgcacaatccctccatcagtgctcagactgtgcgCAATAGGccgagagaggctggactgagggcttgtaggcctgttgtaaggcaggtccttacagACATCACCAGCAACAACGTTAAGTCAACagccaggccagaaggtagtttga
It contains:
- the LOC136767338 gene encoding uncharacterized protein LOC136767338; its protein translation is MRPVMVCDVCLSSFPQSRGASSAAELFRCSLCSGFVAPPMMQCRAGHLLCAPCRKSWRCRWSCPTCRGLLKPPMRNTALEQVASTIGLSSESCSADITTAISTHGEELAALFVCPVCFEYVQPPMLQCRAGHLLCNECRPRVSSCPCCRKPLAPKCRNVAMETLAAMVPFPSEPDALGDDFIAAFGGAQTAEQLPAPSTDDLVVQEPRFLSYLRHSGLDDGRSSDPHDVVLLLLSCVLWQLCPLCDADREQLHRWVSLESQLVEQALRLVEGSPDRDDIYLRLREGPTPHSHTKPLYDVVTPALRELRRLLPLDLSLDALSESQDLQLSMASVVVRNLLRYGNPYGGRRVRHLVALRHLRHGQDALPSTSSSVPRVAQAPAPAEGVDAGLLHGLVPELRSPESGGPQEHRGARERQASAQTAPSDVGDKRASLPVVLEPLSASLPSLMPAGALEPSNTEAPTAAANPSRWQRVHSIFARLLAAVSQMRWERREPEETPVEKDPHDEACVTWEASERDTQTSKAIQKRASKCRSELALKQNLSIQSTPQQRLRAGGQ